A region from the Janthinobacterium agaricidamnosum genome encodes:
- the mgrA gene encoding L-glyceraldehyde 3-phosphate reductase: protein MTYHAAENRYDSMPYRTCGRSGLKLPLLSLGLWHNFGDSNNLASQRDMLRTAFDLGITHFDLANNYGPPYGSAESNFGKLLRDDFLPYRDELIISTKAGWDMWPGPYGQGGGSRKYVLASLDQSLQRLGLDYVDIFYSHRYDADTPLEETMGALATAVQQGKALYVGLSSYSPQKTAEAAALLKEWKVPCLIHQPAYNMLNRWIEEDGLLDTLQEQGMGCITFTALAQGLLSDKYLDGVPQDARVNRPGGGSLLQKHLSAENLARVRALNQIAAQRGQTLAQMALAWVLRDPRVTSTLIGASSSAQIRENVAALQQLSFTADELAAIDVQAREGHINLWEGPSRAT from the coding sequence ATGACCTATCACGCCGCCGAGAACCGCTACGACAGCATGCCATACCGCACGTGCGGGCGCAGCGGGCTGAAATTGCCGCTGCTGTCCCTGGGACTGTGGCATAACTTTGGCGACAGCAACAATCTGGCCTCGCAGCGCGACATGCTGCGCACCGCGTTCGACCTGGGCATCACGCATTTCGACCTGGCCAATAACTACGGCCCGCCGTATGGCAGCGCGGAAAGCAATTTCGGCAAGCTGCTGCGCGACGATTTTTTACCGTACCGCGATGAGCTGATCATTTCCACCAAGGCGGGCTGGGACATGTGGCCGGGTCCGTACGGCCAGGGCGGCGGTTCGCGCAAATACGTGCTGGCCAGCCTGGACCAGAGCTTGCAACGCCTGGGCCTCGACTACGTCGACATCTTTTACTCGCACCGCTACGACGCCGACACGCCGCTGGAAGAAACCATGGGCGCGCTGGCGACCGCCGTGCAGCAGGGCAAGGCGCTGTACGTGGGCCTGTCGTCGTATTCGCCGCAAAAGACGGCCGAGGCGGCCGCCCTGCTGAAGGAGTGGAAAGTGCCGTGTTTGATCCACCAGCCTGCCTACAATATGCTCAACCGCTGGATCGAGGAAGACGGCTTGCTCGACACGCTGCAAGAACAGGGCATGGGCTGCATCACGTTCACGGCGCTGGCGCAGGGTTTATTAAGCGACAAATACCTCGATGGCGTGCCGCAGGATGCGCGCGTCAACCGCCCCGGCGGCGGCTCGCTGCTGCAAAAGCATCTGAGCGCGGAAAACCTGGCCCGCGTGCGCGCGCTGAACCAGATCGCCGCGCAGCGGGGCCAGACCCTGGCGCAGATGGCGCTGGCCTGGGTGCTGCGCGATCCACGCGTCACTTCGACCCTGATCGGCGCGAGCAGCAGCGCGCAAATCCGCGAAAACGTGGCCGCGCTGCAGCAGTTGTCGTTTACGGCCGACGAGCTGGCCGCCATCGACGTGCAGGCGCGCGAAGGCCATATCAATCTGTGGGAAGGCCCGTCGCGGGCCACCTGA
- a CDS encoding CYTH and CHAD domain-containing protein, whose amino-acid sequence MEIELKLLLAPQDAPRLRAHPLLAQAAQGAPQVLQMHDIYVDTPDLQLCRHHAGLRVRQVDGRWVQTLKAGGTVNGGLHSRHEWEGDVPGPQPDLAALDSAIGRKQPIRTLLRRDAVRDALRPVFTTRIERTVWQLRTPQGDQIECVLDQGVIESGADGADGADGTVYSVPVSEVELELKQGQASSLFDVALALLQDVPLQLGHMSKAERGYRLAASTPLQAVKAQPLALDAAMSVEQVFVAIAGNCLEQVSGNQDGVAAGEDVESVHQMRVGLRRLRSALGMFKSLLALPDALKAELDWLGGALGEARDWDVLAGNTLAQLDGEAQADAAALAQAAHAQARLKHQQAAQAVTSARYTACMLGLQRWLQARAWRDGCSARQLRRLDARVSPFARATLRKDQRRLMKRGKRLLHATPQQRHQVRIAAKKTRYATEFFASLFAGRAVKPYVGRLSALQDELGWLNDVQVADRLLQQLPEVQAGQADQSAQDGLRLHAAFVRGYLAARAQADGSDGRMHKAWRRFKAARLPA is encoded by the coding sequence ATGGAAATCGAATTGAAATTGCTGCTGGCGCCGCAGGACGCGCCCCGTCTGCGCGCCCACCCGCTCTTGGCGCAGGCTGCGCAAGGTGCGCCGCAGGTGCTGCAGATGCACGATATCTATGTCGATACGCCCGATTTGCAGCTGTGCCGCCACCACGCGGGCTTGCGCGTGCGCCAGGTGGACGGGCGCTGGGTGCAAACCCTGAAGGCGGGCGGCACCGTCAACGGCGGCCTGCACAGCCGCCACGAATGGGAAGGCGACGTGCCGGGGCCGCAGCCGGATCTGGCCGCGCTCGACTCGGCCATCGGCCGCAAGCAGCCCATCCGCACGCTGCTGCGCCGGGACGCCGTCCGCGACGCCTTGCGGCCCGTGTTTACCACGCGCATCGAGCGCACCGTCTGGCAGCTGCGCACGCCGCAGGGCGACCAGATCGAATGCGTGCTGGACCAGGGTGTCATTGAAAGCGGCGCGGATGGTGCCGATGGGGCCGATGGTACCGTATACAGCGTGCCCGTCAGCGAGGTCGAACTGGAATTGAAGCAGGGGCAAGCTTCCAGCCTGTTCGACGTGGCGCTGGCATTGCTGCAGGACGTGCCGCTGCAGCTAGGCCACATGAGCAAGGCGGAACGCGGTTATCGGCTGGCGGCATCGACCCCCTTGCAAGCCGTCAAGGCGCAACCGCTGGCGCTGGACGCGGCCATGTCGGTGGAGCAGGTGTTTGTGGCCATCGCCGGCAATTGCCTGGAACAGGTCAGCGGCAACCAGGATGGGGTGGCGGCGGGCGAGGATGTGGAAAGCGTGCACCAGATGCGCGTGGGACTGCGCCGTTTGCGCTCGGCGCTGGGCATGTTCAAGTCCCTGCTGGCCTTGCCGGACGCCTTGAAGGCCGAACTCGACTGGCTGGGCGGCGCGCTGGGCGAGGCGCGCGACTGGGATGTGTTGGCTGGCAATACCCTGGCGCAGCTCGATGGCGAGGCGCAGGCCGATGCGGCGGCGCTGGCACAGGCGGCGCACGCGCAGGCGCGGCTCAAGCACCAACAAGCCGCCCAGGCCGTCACCTCGGCGCGCTACACGGCCTGCATGCTGGGCTTGCAACGCTGGCTGCAGGCGCGCGCCTGGCGCGACGGCTGTTCCGCGCGCCAATTGCGGCGCCTCGATGCGCGCGTGTCGCCGTTTGCCCGCGCCACCCTGCGCAAGGACCAGCGGCGCCTGATGAAGCGCGGCAAGCGCCTGCTGCATGCCACGCCGCAGCAGCGCCATCAAGTGCGCATCGCGGCCAAGAAGACGCGCTATGCGACGGAATTCTTTGCCTCGCTGTTTGCGGGACGGGCCGTGAAACCGTATGTGGGACGCTTGTCGGCCTTGCAGGATGAACTGGGCTGGCTCAACGATGTGCAGGTGGCCGACCGGCTGCTGCAGCAATTGCCCGAAGTTCAGGCCGGCCAGGCTGACCAGTCCGCCCAGGACGGCTTGCGGCTGCACGCGGCCTTCGTGCGCGGCTATCTGGCGGCGCGCGCGCAGGCCGATGGCAGCGATGGCCGCATGCACAAGGCCTGGCGGCGCTTCAAGGCGGCCCGCTTGCCGGCCTGA
- a CDS encoding Kdo hydroxylase family protein, with protein sequence MSKLIDISLDRWDASGSAAQQAAALQALENGQVVLLPRLGFSLQPEEHVLLNGAVGSASSAKNISWEPARGVRGHGDACDAALLAALMQRYAQHTQRLLAGLLPGYVPHLQQGKGSFRPVEIAGRVTSWRKDDTRLHVDSFPSSPTQGRRILRVFSNIDPRGAPRVWKLGAPFEQVAQHFLPLAKRPQPVLAALLHRLRITKSRRTAYDHYMLQLHDAMKADLDYQAQVEQYTHAFAPGQTWIVFSDVVSHAALRGQHALEQTWLLPVRAMAAPHKSPLAILERQLQRPLA encoded by the coding sequence ATGAGCAAACTCATCGATATTTCCCTGGACCGGTGGGACGCCAGCGGCAGCGCCGCGCAGCAGGCGGCGGCGCTGCAGGCACTCGAAAATGGGCAAGTCGTGCTGCTGCCCCGCCTGGGCTTTTCCCTGCAACCGGAAGAGCATGTGCTGCTGAACGGCGCTGTGGGTAGCGCCAGCAGCGCCAAGAACATCAGCTGGGAACCGGCGCGCGGCGTGCGGGGCCACGGCGATGCCTGCGATGCGGCCCTGCTGGCCGCGCTGATGCAACGTTATGCGCAGCACACGCAGCGCTTGCTGGCCGGCTTGCTGCCCGGCTATGTTCCCCATCTGCAGCAAGGCAAGGGCAGCTTTCGCCCCGTGGAAATCGCCGGCCGGGTGACGTCCTGGCGCAAGGACGATACGCGCCTGCACGTCGACAGTTTCCCCTCCTCACCCACGCAGGGCCGGCGCATCCTGCGCGTCTTCAGCAACATCGATCCGCGCGGCGCGCCCCGCGTGTGGAAACTGGGCGCGCCGTTCGAACAGGTGGCGCAGCATTTTTTACCTCTTGCAAAGCGTCCGCAGCCCGTGCTGGCGGCGCTGCTGCACCGGCTGCGCATCACCAAGTCGCGGCGCACGGCCTACGATCACTACATGCTGCAGCTGCACGACGCCATGAAGGCCGATCTCGATTACCAGGCGCAGGTGGAGCAATACACCCACGCATTCGCGCCGGGCCAGACGTGGATCGTCTTCAGCGACGTCGTATCGCACGCGGCCCTGCGGGGACAGCATGCGCTCGAGCAAACCTGGCTGCTGCCCGTGCGCGCCATGGCCGCCCCCCACAAATCGCCGCTGGCCATCCTCGAGCGCCAGTTGCAGCGGCCGCTGGCCTAG
- a CDS encoding lysozyme inhibitor LprI family protein: MKKCLLALLVFASGSTFANSACDTPRNDFDGLYCLNKVYQEADKELNANYKTLAAKLDAGGKQKLKSGQLAWIANRNDACSKRESSGFYVNLDCATKTTIERAQFLQDRVRECVSAGCQNSKL, translated from the coding sequence ATGAAAAAATGCCTGCTTGCCCTGCTCGTGTTTGCCTCCGGTTCCACCTTCGCCAACTCGGCCTGCGACACGCCGCGCAACGACTTCGACGGCCTGTATTGCCTCAACAAGGTGTACCAGGAAGCGGACAAGGAACTCAACGCCAACTACAAGACACTCGCCGCCAAGCTCGATGCCGGCGGCAAGCAGAAGCTGAAATCGGGCCAGCTGGCGTGGATCGCCAACCGTAACGACGCCTGCTCCAAACGCGAATCGTCGGGCTTCTATGTGAATCTCGATTGCGCCACCAAGACCACCATCGAACGCGCGCAATTCCTGCAGGACCGCGTGCGCGAATGCGTGAGCGCCGGCTGCCAGAACAGCAAACTGTGA
- a CDS encoding sensor histidine kinase has protein sequence MSARLLRRLLMLPLLACHLHACAAAPLLSDYTHNGWGALQGAPVDVLKFAQGKDGWLWIATATGLYRYDGVRFDRVDSVYGHRLPSSNVLGLATPPDGAVWVGYRLGGVSVFRQGGARTYREADGLPPGAVFHIEAAPDGAIWVGTRDGAARLAPGADRFVAQAANVGLPDKRVYQILFGRDGTQWMGTMHGVFFRKPGQARFSHAWPRTMLTSMDEAPDGAIWAVDTHSNYYRVRTSAPRGDAPIRPDARGNGIRFDRAGTMWLMTPDGIERKFDPAGPSLPAQRLTRQNGISGPLPQTSFQDREGNLWFGTSTGLDRLRPNRLQTLPVAVPFDHPGMLPGPDGDVWIGDYVSDVRSFTADGMKKVILKGALAASHWAPDGTLWLGNEQELHHRAHDGTMTRVTAPVQGLDPQALQQDRSGALWASFSGGGLFRLSEGKWIANGGLSGLPAVLTTAMAIDGAGTVWLGHADNTVSLVADGQRAGAVRRLGAAEGLQVGTVLQLYRDGDAIWAGGENGVALYRAGRFHTLRGARGAAFRGVSGIVRLPDGDLWLHGADGIDHIGAASLAAWMRDGSAVVSEHFDALDGLQGHASQLRPVPSLIHAPDGKLWFSTSATIAMLDPLHIRRNRLPPPVQIHSLLANGARYALDDGKPLQLPQGSKTLQIGFTALSLSMPERVRLRYRLAGVDAGWQEAVGRREAYYTNLAPGSYRFDVTAANEDGVWNTQGAKLDIVIAPAFVQTPWFVVLLALGAALLLYGGYVLRIRHLTRNMQERLQERLQERLAERSRIARSLHDTLLQSVQGLILSFHAHADMLPKGTRERARLDGTLNLADQLLIEGRDQIMDLRASAEPDELRLALQQFGKGLAEHRAHAFTVHVSGSCRRLQPRVHDEVYAIAREALFNASRYAEAANIVLELDYAEQAFTLRVRDDGCGLDDAVAQTGQRPGHWGLVGMRERAAGIGASLRIDSRPGAGTQIEVSVPGRLAY, from the coding sequence ATGTCCGCTCGCCTGCTGCGCCGCCTGTTGATGTTGCCCCTGCTGGCGTGCCACCTGCACGCGTGCGCGGCCGCCCCCCTGCTGTCCGACTACACCCACAATGGCTGGGGCGCCTTGCAAGGGGCGCCCGTCGACGTGCTCAAATTCGCCCAGGGCAAGGATGGCTGGCTGTGGATCGCCACGGCCACCGGCTTGTACCGCTACGATGGCGTGCGCTTCGACCGCGTCGACAGCGTGTACGGGCACCGCCTGCCATCGAGCAATGTGCTGGGCCTGGCCACGCCGCCGGACGGTGCCGTGTGGGTCGGCTACCGTCTCGGCGGCGTCAGCGTCTTTCGCCAGGGTGGCGCGCGCACCTACCGCGAAGCGGACGGCTTGCCGCCGGGCGCCGTGTTCCATATCGAGGCAGCGCCCGACGGCGCCATCTGGGTCGGCACGCGCGATGGCGCGGCGCGCCTGGCGCCCGGCGCGGACCGCTTCGTCGCGCAAGCGGCCAACGTGGGCCTGCCCGACAAGCGCGTGTACCAGATCCTGTTCGGGCGCGATGGCACGCAGTGGATGGGCACCATGCATGGCGTCTTTTTCCGCAAGCCGGGCCAGGCGCGCTTTTCCCATGCCTGGCCGCGCACCATGCTCACCAGCATGGATGAAGCGCCCGATGGCGCCATCTGGGCCGTCGACACGCACAGCAATTACTACCGCGTGCGCACCAGCGCGCCGCGCGGCGATGCGCCCATCCGGCCCGACGCCAGAGGCAACGGCATCCGCTTCGACCGCGCCGGCACCATGTGGCTGATGACACCCGATGGCATCGAACGCAAGTTCGACCCTGCCGGCCCCAGTCTGCCGGCCCAGCGCCTGACGCGCCAGAACGGCATCAGCGGCCCGCTGCCGCAAACGTCGTTCCAGGACCGCGAGGGCAATCTGTGGTTCGGCACCTCGACGGGCCTGGACCGGCTGCGACCGAACCGCCTGCAGACCTTGCCCGTCGCCGTGCCCTTCGACCACCCTGGCATGCTGCCGGGACCCGATGGCGACGTGTGGATCGGCGACTACGTGAGCGACGTGCGCAGCTTTACGGCCGACGGGATGAAAAAAGTGATCTTGAAAGGGGCGCTGGCGGCCAGCCACTGGGCGCCCGACGGCACGCTGTGGCTGGGCAACGAGCAGGAGCTGCACCATCGCGCACACGACGGCACGATGACGCGCGTGACAGCGCCCGTGCAAGGACTCGATCCGCAGGCGCTGCAGCAGGACCGCTCGGGCGCCCTGTGGGCCTCGTTTTCCGGCGGCGGCCTGTTTCGCCTGAGCGAAGGAAAATGGATCGCGAACGGCGGCCTGTCCGGCCTGCCGGCGGTGCTGACCACGGCCATGGCGATCGATGGCGCCGGCACCGTCTGGCTGGGCCATGCCGACAATACGGTCAGCCTGGTGGCAGACGGCCAGCGCGCGGGCGCCGTCAGGCGGCTCGGCGCGGCCGAGGGCCTGCAGGTGGGCACCGTGCTGCAGCTGTACCGCGATGGCGACGCGATATGGGCCGGCGGCGAAAACGGCGTGGCCCTGTACCGCGCCGGGCGCTTCCACACCTTGCGCGGCGCGCGCGGCGCGGCGTTTCGCGGCGTGTCGGGCATCGTGCGCCTGCCGGACGGCGACCTGTGGCTGCATGGCGCGGACGGCATCGACCATATCGGCGCCGCCAGCCTGGCCGCGTGGATGCGGGACGGCAGCGCCGTCGTCTCGGAACACTTCGACGCGCTCGACGGCTTGCAGGGCCATGCTTCGCAACTGCGCCCCGTGCCTTCTCTGATCCATGCGCCCGACGGCAAGCTGTGGTTCTCCACCTCGGCCACCATCGCCATGCTCGACCCGCTGCATATCCGCCGCAATCGCCTGCCGCCGCCCGTGCAGATCCACAGCTTGCTGGCCAATGGCGCGCGTTACGCGCTCGACGATGGCAAGCCGCTGCAGCTGCCGCAAGGCAGCAAGACCCTGCAGATCGGCTTCACGGCGCTGAGCCTGTCGATGCCGGAACGCGTGCGCCTGCGCTACCGGCTGGCGGGCGTGGACGCCGGCTGGCAAGAGGCCGTGGGGCGCCGCGAGGCGTACTACACCAACCTGGCACCGGGCAGCTACCGCTTCGACGTCACGGCCGCCAACGAAGACGGCGTGTGGAACACGCAGGGAGCCAAGCTCGACATCGTCATCGCGCCCGCCTTCGTGCAGACGCCGTGGTTCGTCGTGCTGCTGGCGCTGGGCGCCGCGCTGCTGCTGTACGGCGGCTATGTGCTGCGCATCCGCCATCTGACGCGCAACATGCAGGAACGGCTGCAGGAACGCTTGCAGGAGCGGCTGGCCGAACGCTCGCGCATCGCCCGCTCGCTGCACGACACCCTGCTGCAAAGCGTGCAGGGCCTGATCCTGTCGTTCCATGCGCATGCGGACATGCTGCCCAAGGGCACGCGCGAACGGGCGCGCCTCGACGGCACCCTCAACCTGGCCGACCAGCTGCTGATCGAAGGCCGCGACCAGATCATGGATTTGCGCGCCTCGGCCGAACCGGACGAACTGCGGCTGGCGCTGCAGCAATTCGGCAAGGGCCTGGCCGAGCACCGCGCGCACGCCTTCACCGTGCACGTCAGCGGCAGCTGCCGGCGCCTGCAGCCGCGCGTGCATGACGAGGTCTATGCCATCGCGCGCGAAGCGCTGTTCAACGCCTCGCGCTATGCCGAGGCGGCAAACATCGTGCTGGAACTCGACTATGCGGAGCAGGCATTCACCCTGCGCGTGCGCGACGACGGCTGCGGTCTCGATGACGCCGTGGCGCAAACGGGCCAGCGGCCCGGCCACTGGGGCCTGGTCGGCATGCGCGAGCGCGCCGCCGGCATCGGGGCCAGCCTGCGCATCGACAGCCGGCCCGGCGCCGGCACGCAGATCGAAGTGAGCGTGCCGGGCCGCCTGGCCTACTGA
- the sodB gene encoding superoxide dismutase [Fe] — protein MEHTLPPLPYEMDALAPHISKETLEYHYAKHHQAYVTNLNNLIKGTEFENLSLEEIIKKSSGGIFNNAAQVWNHTFYWNGMKPAGGGAPTGAVADAINAKWSSFDKFKEEFTKSCVGNFGSGWTWLVQKADGSVDIVNTSNAGCPLTTGDKPLLTCDVWEHAYYIDYRNLRAKYVETFWGLVNWEFVAKNFA, from the coding sequence ATGGAACATACTCTGCCACCACTGCCGTATGAAATGGACGCTCTGGCGCCGCATATTTCGAAAGAAACCCTGGAATACCACTATGCCAAGCATCACCAGGCGTATGTCACCAACTTGAACAACCTGATCAAGGGTACCGAGTTCGAGAACCTGTCGCTGGAAGAGATCATCAAGAAATCGTCGGGCGGCATCTTCAACAATGCAGCGCAAGTATGGAACCACACCTTCTACTGGAACGGCATGAAGCCGGCCGGCGGCGGCGCGCCTACGGGTGCCGTGGCTGACGCGATCAACGCCAAATGGTCGTCGTTCGACAAGTTCAAGGAAGAATTCACCAAGTCGTGCGTGGGCAACTTCGGTTCGGGCTGGACCTGGCTGGTGCAAAAAGCCGACGGCTCCGTCGACATCGTCAACACCTCGAACGCCGGCTGCCCGCTGACCACCGGCGACAAGCCGCTGCTGACCTGCGACGTCTGGGAACACGCCTACTACATCGACTACCGCAACCTGCGCGCCAAGTACGTGGAAACGTTCTGGGGCCTGGTCAACTGGGAATTCGTTGCCAAGAACTTCGCGTAA
- a CDS encoding LacI family DNA-binding transcriptional regulator has protein sequence MNDSAHAAPPSTLLDVARQAGVSPSTVSRILNGTARVSDDKRDAVLAAIAHMKFAPNQMAQGLKKGRSMTIGIVVQDISSPFFDESLRGVDDGLKDTGYASVIVSGHWNAQEEADRIRLLLARKVDGIILLSGRISDESVLDFSQQRPIVSTGRLLATKSAIGFKLDNEYGAYLAVRHLIELGHRRIAFVAGPANNTDAAERLTGYQRALREADIAIDPKLMAEGDFHEASGMLAMNHLFDTQQQFSAVFAANDLSAYGVRLCLYRKGIRVPDDISLVGFDDLPGSSYTTPPLTTIHQPLYDIGRIATEALLGLINGEAVQAAIPPLELIVRETTRRIR, from the coding sequence TTGAACGATAGCGCCCATGCTGCTCCCCCTTCCACCCTGCTCGACGTGGCCCGCCAGGCTGGCGTGTCGCCCAGCACCGTCTCGCGCATCCTGAACGGCACGGCCAGAGTGTCCGATGACAAGCGCGACGCCGTGCTGGCGGCCATTGCGCACATGAAATTCGCGCCGAACCAGATGGCACAGGGCTTGAAGAAGGGCCGCTCGATGACCATCGGCATCGTGGTGCAGGATATTTCCAGCCCCTTCTTCGATGAAAGCCTGCGCGGCGTCGACGATGGGCTGAAGGACACGGGCTATGCCTCCGTCATCGTCAGCGGGCACTGGAATGCGCAGGAAGAAGCGGACCGTATCCGTCTGCTGTTGGCGCGAAAGGTCGACGGCATCATCCTGCTGTCGGGGCGCATCTCGGACGAGAGCGTGCTCGATTTCTCGCAGCAGCGGCCCATCGTCTCGACGGGCCGCCTGCTGGCCACGAAAAGCGCCATCGGCTTCAAGCTCGACAACGAATACGGTGCCTACCTGGCCGTGCGCCACTTGATCGAACTGGGCCACCGGCGCATCGCCTTCGTGGCCGGGCCCGCCAACAACACGGATGCGGCCGAGCGCCTGACGGGCTACCAGCGCGCGCTGCGCGAAGCAGACATCGCCATCGACCCGAAACTGATGGCGGAAGGCGATTTCCACGAGGCAAGCGGGATGCTGGCCATGAACCACTTGTTTGATACGCAGCAGCAATTCAGCGCCGTCTTCGCCGCCAATGACCTGTCCGCCTATGGCGTGCGCCTGTGCCTGTACCGCAAGGGCATCCGCGTGCCCGACGATATCTCGCTCGTCGGTTTCGATGACTTGCCCGGCTCGTCCTACACGACGCCGCCGCTGACGACCATCCACCAGCCCCTGTACGACATCGGCCGCATCGCCACGGAAGCGCTGCTGGGCCTGATCAACGGCGAAGCCGTGCAGGCGGCCATTCCGCCGCTGGAACTGATCGTACGCGAAACCACGCGGCGCATCCGATAA
- a CDS encoding extracellular solute-binding protein, with translation MAALTLACGVAAAPAAIPPAAPLPALAPATITVASFPDLDRAVKTALPLWEKLYPQVKVKLVSLQIDDHHNSMTTALAAGARLPDVMAIDFRYVGSFAESKGMEDLLQPPYGAGQYRAQFVPFTFVQATSSRGTLGAMPADLGPGTLFYRKDLMDKAGIKEADLTQSWESYIAAGKKLKAATGTYLLAGASDLADIVIRANLKDGEGIYFGDKGQVLVDSPRFVKAFELAKAARIAGIDARTVAWTGEWAEGFKRDKVASQMMGSWLSGHLAKWLAPDSKGQWRAANLPAGALASYGGSFYGIPKKAANKTQAWEFIKFMTVNKDIQLHSLKEIGAFPALKAAYADPMMDEPQAYFGGQKTRLLARDTAAKIPVIRVDKFDAVARDIVNMELESVLAQNKDIKTALADAKALITHRARR, from the coding sequence TTGGCCGCGCTGACCCTGGCCTGTGGCGTGGCCGCCGCGCCCGCCGCCATCCCGCCGGCCGCACCGTTGCCGGCGCTGGCCCCGGCGACGATTACCGTCGCCTCGTTCCCCGACCTGGACCGCGCCGTCAAGACGGCCTTGCCCCTGTGGGAAAAGCTGTACCCGCAGGTGAAGGTCAAGCTGGTCAGCCTGCAGATTGACGACCACCATAACTCGATGACGACGGCGCTGGCGGCCGGCGCGCGCCTGCCCGACGTGATGGCCATCGACTTCCGCTACGTGGGCAGCTTCGCCGAGTCGAAGGGCATGGAGGATTTGCTGCAGCCGCCATACGGGGCAGGGCAGTACCGCGCCCAGTTCGTGCCGTTCACCTTCGTGCAGGCGACCAGTTCGCGCGGCACCCTGGGCGCCATGCCGGCAGACCTGGGACCGGGCACTTTGTTCTACCGCAAGGACTTGATGGACAAGGCGGGCATCAAGGAAGCCGACCTGACGCAATCGTGGGAATCGTATATCGCCGCCGGCAAGAAGCTCAAGGCCGCCACCGGCACCTATCTGCTGGCCGGCGCCAGCGACCTGGCCGACATCGTTATCCGCGCCAATCTGAAGGATGGCGAAGGCATTTACTTTGGCGACAAGGGGCAGGTGCTGGTCGACTCGCCCCGTTTCGTCAAGGCCTTCGAGCTGGCCAAGGCAGCCAGGATCGCTGGCATCGACGCGCGCACCGTGGCCTGGACGGGCGAGTGGGCCGAAGGTTTTAAACGCGACAAGGTGGCCAGCCAGATGATGGGATCGTGGCTCAGCGGCCACCTGGCCAAATGGCTGGCACCCGATTCCAAGGGCCAGTGGCGCGCGGCCAACCTGCCGGCCGGCGCGCTGGCGTCCTACGGCGGCTCCTTCTACGGCATCCCGAAAAAGGCGGCCAACAAGACGCAGGCGTGGGAATTCATCAAGTTCATGACCGTCAACAAGGATATCCAGCTGCACTCGCTGAAAGAGATCGGCGCCTTCCCGGCCCTGAAAGCGGCATATGCGGACCCGATGATGGACGAGCCGCAAGCGTACTTCGGCGGCCAGAAGACGCGCCTGCTGGCACGCGACACGGCGGCGAAGATTCCCGTCATCCGCGTCGACAAGTTCGACGCCGTGGCGCGCGACATCGTCAACATGGAACTGGAAAGCGTGCTGGCGCAAAACAAGGATATCAAGACGGCCCTGGCCGACGCCAAGGCCCTGATCACCCACCGCGCGCGGCGCTAG
- a CDS encoding carbohydrate ABC transporter permease: MTTSMPCTERAAVPARRARKRFNMKQWAPYIFISPFFILFAVFSLFPLLFSIYLSFNQWEAASGVEAMQWVGLDNYKYALSDPWFLRSLGNTLWLALASGVPQHLVAIPLAAFIHNSFKRSRNLVIGIYFLPFITSSVAIAMVFNTLFSRDYGQINVLLQWCASLPLVGSLFPSESIDWLGSSLFIKPAVAFVIFWRYLGWNLVLYLSALQVIPKDLYEAATIDGASTRQQFWYITLPQLRPMIYLAVTLTIMGNLQLFEEPFVLVAESSGVSQSVMTTAIFVYKTAFSSGDFGTASAISWLLFLIIASTTWVNNRIFSRNERHERKEAR; encoded by the coding sequence ATGACTACCTCCATGCCTTGTACCGAGCGCGCCGCCGTCCCGGCGCGGCGCGCCAGGAAGCGTTTCAACATGAAGCAGTGGGCGCCATATATTTTCATCAGCCCCTTCTTCATCCTGTTCGCCGTCTTCAGCCTGTTCCCGCTGCTGTTTTCCATCTATCTGTCGTTCAACCAGTGGGAAGCGGCCAGCGGCGTGGAAGCCATGCAGTGGGTGGGCCTGGACAACTACAAATACGCCTTGAGCGACCCGTGGTTCTTGCGCTCGCTGGGCAATACGCTGTGGCTGGCGCTGGCCTCGGGCGTGCCGCAGCACCTGGTCGCCATTCCGCTGGCAGCCTTCATCCACAACAGCTTCAAGCGCTCGCGCAACCTGGTGATCGGCATTTACTTTTTACCGTTCATCACCTCCAGCGTGGCCATCGCCATGGTCTTCAACACCCTGTTCTCGCGCGACTACGGCCAGATCAATGTGCTGCTCCAGTGGTGCGCCAGCCTGCCGCTGGTGGGAAGCCTGTTTCCGTCAGAGTCCATCGACTGGCTGGGCAGCTCGCTGTTCATCAAGCCGGCCGTCGCCTTCGTGATTTTCTGGCGCTACCTGGGCTGGAACCTGGTGCTGTACCTGTCCGCGCTGCAGGTGATACCGAAGGATTTATATGAAGCGGCCACCATCGACGGCGCCTCGACACGCCAGCAGTTCTGGTACATCACCCTGCCGCAGCTGCGCCCCATGATCTACCTGGCCGTCACCTTGACCATCATGGGCAATCTGCAGCTGTTCGAGGAACCGTTCGTGCTGGTGGCCGAATCGAGCGGCGTAAGCCAGTCGGTGATGACGACGGCCATCTTCGTCTACAAGACGGCGTTTTCCTCAGGCGACTTCGGCACGGCGTCGGCCATTTCCTGGCTGCTGTTCCTCATCATCGCCAGCACCACCTGGGTGAATAACCGCATCTTCAGCCGCAATGAACGTCATGAACGCAAGGAGGCCCGATGA